In a genomic window of Lagopus muta isolate bLagMut1 chromosome 2, bLagMut1 primary, whole genome shotgun sequence:
- the SAYSD1 gene encoding SAYSvFN domain-containing protein 1 codes for MSAVERRLARFRAARGRAAAVPLRPAEPPGKAAAPEPAESPDGGGQARPGWAPAPVWARPLLLKVLLWAVLLALFAELELGLPYFVLSLLYWMYAGTRGPAERRQGELSAYSVFNPGCTAIAGTLTAEQLERELHYRPAAGR; via the exons ATGTCCGCCGTGGAGCGGCGCCTGGCCCGTTTTCGGGCAGCTCGCGGCAGGGCAGCCGCCGTCCCCCTGCGCCCCGCTGAGCCGCCGGGAAAGGCCGCGGCTCCGGAGCCCGCTGAGAGCCCGGATGGTGGCGGGCAG GCCCGTCCCGGCTGGGCGCCGGCGCCGGTGTGGGCGCGGCCGCTGCTGCTGAAGGTACTGCTGTGGGCCGTGCTGCTGGCGCTGTTCGCCgagctggagctggggctgccctaCTTCGTCCTCTCCCTCCTCTACTGGATGTACGCCGGCACACGAGGCCCCGCCGAACGGCGGCAGGGCGAGCTGAGCGCTTACTCCGTGTTCAACCCCGGCTGCACCGCCATCGCCGGGACGCTGACGGCCGAGCAGCTGGAGCGGGAGCTGCATTACCGGCCCGCCGCCGGGAGGTAG